One genomic segment of Ipomoea triloba cultivar NCNSP0323 chromosome 9, ASM357664v1 includes these proteins:
- the LOC116028602 gene encoding probable galactinol--sucrose galactosyltransferase 2, with protein sequence MTITPNISITDGNLVVHGRTLLKGVPDNIVLTPGSGVGLVAGAFIGATASHSKSLHVFPIGVLEGLRFMCLFRFKLWWMTQRMGTCGNDIPLETQFMLVESKDTSEGDLEDAPTIYTVFLPLLEGPFRAVLQGNEKNEMEICFESGDSSVETNQGLYLVYMHAGPNPFEVINQAVKAVEKHLQTFHHRERKKLPSILDWFGWCTWDAFYTDVTAEGVEQGLKSLSDGGVTPRFLIIDDGWQQIGSEPKDPECIVQEGAQFANRLIGIKENSKFQKNETKGEQESGLKQVVEKAKQQFKVKYVYVWHAMAGYWGGVQPSGPGMEHYETALAYPVQSPGVLGNQPDIVMDSLAVHGLGLVHPKKVLNFYNELHAYLASCGVDGVKVDVQNIIETLGAGHGGRVTLTRSYLQALEASIARNFPDNGCIASMSHNTDSLYSAKQTAIVRASDDYYPHDPASHTIHIAAVAYNTLFLGEFVQPDWDMFHSLHPTAEYHAAARSIGGSAIYVSDKPGNHNFELLKKLVLPDGSVLRAQLPGRPTIDCLFSDPARDGTSLLKIWNVNKCTGVVGVFNCQGAGWCRVAKKTRIHDTSPGTLTGSVQATDVDSIAQIASPDWSGDTVIYTYRSGEIVRLPKGASLPVTLGVLQYELFHISPVKDIAPNISFAPIGLLDMFNSGGAVEKYEVHLVSDKPAEHFDGEVSCEVPTCLSENRPPTATISLTVRGCGGFGIYISQRPLKCSLDGAITDFNYNTDNGLLIITIPVPAEEMYRWNVEVQV encoded by the exons ATGACGATCACACCCAATATCTCTATCACTGATGGGAACCTTGTGGTCCATGGGAGGACCTTGCTTAAAGGTGTGCCTGACAACATTGTGCTGACACCAGGATCGGGTGTGGGACTTGTTGCTGGTGCATTCATTGGAGCCACAGCTTCACATAGCAAAAGCTTACATGTTTTCCCCATTGGTGTCTTAGA GGGTCTCCGATTTATGTGTTTATTCCGTTTCAAGCTATGGTGGATGACACAGAGGATGGGAACATGTGGAAATGATATTCCTCTGGAGACCCAATTCATGCTTGTGGAGAGCAAAGACACCAGTGAAGGTGACCTCGAAGATGCCCCAACTATCTATACTGTTTTTCTCCCTCTCCTTGAAGGACCATTTCGTGCAGTTCTTCAAGGCAATGAGAAGAATGAAATGGAGATCTGCTTTGAGAGTG GAGATAGTTCGGTAGAAACCAACCAAGGGCTTTATCTTGTCTACATGCATGCTGGGCCTAATCCCTTTGAAGTCATAAATCAAGCTGTTAA AGCTGTTGAGAAACACTTGCAGACTTTCCATCACCGAGAGAGGAAAAAG TTGCCATCAATTCTTGACTGGTTTGGCTGGTGCACATGGGATGCCTTTTACACTGATGTCACAGCAGAGGGTGTCGAACAAGGCCTCAAAAG CTTGTCCGATGGAGGTGTCACTCCACGCTTCCTGATCATAGATGATGGTTGGCAACAAATTGGTAGCGAACCCAAGGACCCTGAATGTATTGTTCAAGAAGGCGCACA GTTTGCAAACAGACTAATAGGGATAAAAGAAAACTCAAAGTtccaaaaaaatgaaacaaaaggtGAACAAGAGTCAGGATTGAAGCAAGTTGTGGAGAAAGCAAAGCAACAGTTCAAAGTGAA ATATGTCTATGTATGGCATGCTATGGCAGGTTACTGGGGTGGAGTACAACCATCCGGTCCTGGAATGGAGCACTATGAGACTGCATTAGCATACCCTGTCCAGTCCCCTGGTGTACTTGGAAACCAACCTGACATTGTGATGGACAGTCTTGCAGTTCATGGCTTGGGTCTGGTACACCCCAAGAAGGTCCTCAACTTCTACAATGAGCTTCATGCTTATCTGGCCTCGTGTGGTGTCGATGGAGTCAAAGTTGACGTGCAAAATATTATAGAGACTCTTGGAGCTGGACATGGTGGTAGAGTTACTCTCACACGAAGTTATCTCCAGGCGCTTGAAGCATCCATTGCACGCAACTTCCCTGATAATGGTTGTATTGCCAGCATGTCTCATAATACTGATTCCCTCTACAGTGCCAAGCAGACTGCCATAGTTAGAGCTTCTGATGATTACTATCCTCACGATCCTGCTTCTCATACAATCCACATTGCGGCTGTGGCCTATAACACACTGTTCTTGGGAGAATTCGTGCAACCTGATTGGGATATGTTCCAT AGCCTACATCCAACTGCTGAGTATCATGCTGCAGCTCGATCTATTGGAGGATCTGCAATTTATGTCAG TGACAAGCCTGGAAACCACAACTTTGAGCTTTTGAAGAAGCTAGTCCTTCCTGATGGATCAGTGCTTCGTGCCCAATTGCCTGGCCGACCAACCATTGACTGCCTTTTCAGTGATCCAGCCAGAGATGGAACCAG CTTGCTTAAGATTTGGAATGTGAACAAATGCACGGGTGTGGTTGGTGTGTTCAACTGCCAAGGTGCTGGCTGGTGCCGAGTTGCAAAGAAGACGCGTATTCATGACACATCACCTGGCACCCTCACTGGTTCTGTTCAGGCTACCGACGTTGATTCCATAGCTCAAATCGCTAGTCCAGATTGGAGTGGAGACACGGTTATATACACCTACAGATCAG GGGAGATAGTTCGCTTACCAAAAGGCGCTTCACTGCCTGTGACTCTTGGGGTTCTACAGTATGAACTCTTCCATATCTCTCCTGTCAAG GACATTGCCCCAAACATCTCATTTGCACCAATTGGCTTACTAGACATGTTCAACAGTGGCGGCGCTGTGGAGAAGTACGAAGTCCATCTGGTTTCTGACAAGCCTGCAGAACACTTTGATGGTGAAGTCTCTTGTGAGGTGCCAACTTGTCTAAGCGAAAACCGGCCACCAACTGCAACGATCTCTCTTACTGTTAGGGGGTGTGGCGGATTCGGAATTTACATCTCCCAGCGCCCTCTGAAATGCTCATTGGATGGTGCCATTACTGACTTCAACTATAACACTGACAATGGATTGCTGATCATAACCATCCCAGTTCCAGCAGAAGAAATGTACAGATGGAATGTTGAAGTCCAAGTCTAA